TAGTTGCTTCATCAATAGAAATATGCATAATGACCAACAAATAACGACAAGGAGCACTCCATGATCAATTTAAATGAATTATGTTCGGACGATCTAAAAAAGATAATGATTCTCCGTCAAAAAATCGAACTTCTGGAAACGGAAATGGCCGCGATACTCAAAAAGGCCGAAAAACGCCCCACCCCTTTGAGCGTGACCGTCCGTAATATGCGCCTCCCCCGCAAAGCTCAGCCGAGTTTGCGCACGATGATCAGTAACATTCTGATTGAAGCCGGGAAACCGATGTCGGTTCACGAGATTTATGATGCCAGTCTGGCGGGTGGCTATCAGTGGCGTTCGCAAGACCCCATTAACGCCCTGAACGTGAAAATGTACACCGATCGCTCTTTCAAAAAGGATTCTCCGGGATTATTCGTGCTCCGGAATCCTGAAAAAGCAAAAGCCTGATTTACCGCTTTTGCGGGCGTTCGGGATAGAGTGTCCAGTAATGGATACGGCCATCCTTGTATTCGTATAAGCGAAACGCTGGCTGTCGATCCCAAAAGCGGGCCAGCGCAGGGGCTGCATACACTGGCACTTCACCGATCCACACCATTTCATCACGGTGAAAATGTCCGGCGAACACCCCTTTGACACCGGGATATTTTTCGAATAAGCGCGCCCAGCGTGGATCCGACATCTCTCCCCATGATTCCGCATCCTTACCCTCATTTCCAAGTAAATCCCGCAGAGGCGGGCGATGCATAAAAATAAGGGCTGGCTCAGCCGAAGTCCCCAGCATCTTTTCAATGACCGCGCGCTCAATCTGCCACGCGCTGCACTTTTCCCCGCTCTGGATCTCGGTGCAAAGGAATAAACACGCCACCCCTTTAACCATGACCTTCTGGGACGTTGGCCCGAAATTTTCCTCAAAAAGGAACTGCGTCCGTCCAAAATCATCCTGAAGGAGATCATGGTTTCCCGGGACACAATAAACAGGGGCTTTCAACTCCTTGAGTACTGCGACGCCATCCCTGACAATCTGTTCATTTCGGATTGAGTCCGAGAATATATCTCCCGTGAGCGTCACAAACTCTATTTTAACAGGCAGTTGGTTGATCATTTCGACAGCACTTCGGGTCATGGCCATACCATCCTTGGCACCCCAATGTGTGTCGGTTATCTGGACGAAATAAAAATGGGAACCCGTGGCGACCGCCGCCTTCTCGATCTCCCGTGCCGGGGCACATCCACCCACCAGAATCAAAATCAACACAATCCACTGCTTTACCCGCAATTTCTCAACCATTCTGGTTCCTCCCGGAAATCATCTCTATCAACCGTGTTTTCAAGGCATCAATCCCTTCCCGGTTCAAGGCCGATACGGCCATGGAGCCCGGATACATTTTGAGTAATTCTGAAATATTTCCGCAGGCGGCAGGCGTGTCGCATTTATTGAATACAAGAATTGCCGGAACTTTGTCTGCACCAATCTCGGTCAGATTTTCAAACACCACCTCACAATGCTCACTCACATACGGATGCCCGGCATCCGCCACATGCAGCAAAACATCGGCCTCAGCCACCTCTTCGAGAGTGGAGCGAAACGAAGCAACCAGACCATGAGGCAGGTGTCGGATGAAGCCTACTGTATCTGTCAATAATGCCTCAACCCCGTCCGCCAGGCGGATCAACCTGCTTTTGGTATCAAGCGTGGCAAATAACCGGTCATCCACATAGGCATCTGTTCCTGACAGGGTATTCAACAGGGTGGACTTTCCGGCATTGGTATAGCCCACCAAACTGACCGCCGCCCAGGGCCGTCGTGCACGGGTCCGTTCACGGCGCTGCTGAATGGTTTCCAGTTTGTCTTTCAAGTCCTTGATGCGCCGCCGCATCGGCTCGTTGCGCAACCGTAAGGGACTCTCGCCCGGCCCCTTCATACCGATCCCCCCGCTAAAACGCGCCTGTTTTTCGGAAACAGGCAAACGTCCAACGAGATATTGAAGCTGCGCCAACTCGACCTGAATCTGGGCCTCGGCAGACCGCGCACGCCGAGCAAAAATTTGGAGGATTACCTCGGTGCGATCAATCACCTTGACCCCAATCGCCTGATCGAGGTTATTCACCTGAACAGGCGAGAGTTCATTGTCAAATATCACAAGATTGGCATTCACCTGCTGACATGCAAGCTTGATCTCCTCGATCTTACCCTCCCCGATAAAATATTTAGGCGTTGGGGCCGGTCGATTTTGTGAGAGTGTCCCGAGTACCACCGCCCCTGCGGTATCCGCCAAACGCTCAA
The DNA window shown above is from bacterium and carries:
- a CDS encoding metallophosphoesterase, with product MVEKLRVKQWIVLILILVGGCAPAREIEKAAVATGSHFYFVQITDTHWGAKDGMAMTRSAVEMINQLPVKIEFVTLTGDIFSDSIRNEQIVRDGVAVLKELKAPVYCVPGNHDLLQDDFGRTQFLFEENFGPTSQKVMVKGVACLFLCTEIQSGEKCSAWQIERAVIEKMLGTSAEPALIFMHRPPLRDLLGNEGKDAESWGEMSDPRWARLFEKYPGVKGVFAGHFHRDEMVWIGEVPVYAAPALARFWDRQPAFRLYEYKDGRIHYWTLYPERPQKR
- the hflX gene encoding GTPase HflX, whose product is MSTKGQLSQIASERALLVQVVIGRAGRIVAQDSLEELERLADTAGAVVLGTLSQNRPAPTPKYFIGEGKIEEIKLACQQVNANLVIFDNELSPVQVNNLDQAIGVKVIDRTEVILQIFARRARSAEAQIQVELAQLQYLVGRLPVSEKQARFSGGIGMKGPGESPLRLRNEPMRRRIKDLKDKLETIQQRRERTRARRPWAAVSLVGYTNAGKSTLLNTLSGTDAYVDDRLFATLDTKSRLIRLADGVEALLTDTVGFIRHLPHGLVASFRSTLEEVAEADVLLHVADAGHPYVSEHCEVVFENLTEIGADKVPAILVFNKCDTPAACGNISELLKMYPGSMAVSALNREGIDALKTRLIEMISGRNQNG